The DNA region GGGGGGCCGGCAGCAGGGGGACTGCACAGACACAGGCTGGCAGCAGGTGGTGGCCCAGCAGCAGGGCCTGCAGACCACAGCCGTGCACGACGTGGGGCAGCAGGTGATGGGGCGGCAGCAGCCTTCCTGCAGGGAGCAGGGGTCGCAGCACACCGGGCGGCGGCAGGGCTCGCAGATGGGGCGCGTGCAGCGGGGCACGCAGGTCACGGGGCGGCACACGGTGGTCTGGTAGGTCACGGGGCGGCAACAGCAGGGGTCGCGGTAGCAGCAGGGCTGGCAGCAGCCTCCTCCGTAGCTCAGGGAGGAGAAGGTAGAGCCGCAGCAggagccggtcatggtggtgccTGAGGCTGGTGTGGGGTGGGCTGTTGAGAGGAGCTGGGTGTTCTCAGGTGTGAATGTCCTCCTCCCGCTCCGGGCCCTTTATATACCCTGGCTGGGAGCTGATGACCCCCAGGACACGAGGTCATTTCCTTGTTTTCACTTATTCTTCCTGAAATAACACCTGCAGATTAGTAAGTTTTCTAGACATTGTTTAGATACTCAGGTACACATAAATGtctatttgttttccttatttagtGTAGACCCATTATATTTTGCTATTTATGGTTCAAATATGAATTTAATGACCCTAACTTCAAAGTCTCCAATTATCATTATAATTCAATGATGCTTT from Theropithecus gelada isolate Dixy unplaced genomic scaffold, Tgel_1.0 HiC_scaffold_2705, whole genome shotgun sequence includes:
- the LOC112617597 gene encoding keratin-associated protein 2-1-like, with translation MTGSCCGSTFSSLSYGGGCCQPCCYRDPCCCRPVTYQTTVCRPVTCVPRCTRPICEPCRRPVCCDPCSLQEGCCRPITCCPTSCTAVVCRPCCWATTCCQPVSVQSPCCRP